The proteins below come from a single Candidatus Poribacteria bacterium genomic window:
- a CDS encoding tetratricopeptide repeat protein, with protein MKGKRSRGKALPCLYIVIAVLFLVGIRPIFGQEILDPDEQLIVTARAHLATAIYYRMKEDLKTARKHLEKALDSYNSSAFMHVELAKVALRMQDIRVAEFECKYALEMNPQCASAYTVLGRINLMRNRITDAMECFRKAIKADPKYVEPRFFLANIASSVGDLTTAEEQYKELIKLNPLYAPFHFDLGRVYISQDRLDEAVKEMKAAVKISENYMAPRQSLVNIYLKQGKYEEAERQIKEIMDRGGPINEKLMVLLARIYVERGKIEKAAHICQSILASDPNNLEVKSVYGSLLVGMNRIDDAIRILGDVLKSKPKDAEAHYWIGVAYDRKGDFERAVQHLRKSINLNPNRSNAYNTLGYLMAERGVNLEEAVNLIKKALEMDPENGAYLDSLGWAYYKMGRINEALENLKKAAKLNPDEPEIRKHLGEVYLKKGMKEEAIRQWREAVKLDPKNEELKSKLQKLLGEKGR; from the coding sequence ATGAAGGGGAAGAGGAGTAGAGGCAAAGCGCTGCCCTGCCTCTACATCGTGATCGCCGTTCTTTTCCTTGTCGGCATAAGGCCTATCTTCGGCCAGGAGATATTAGATCCGGACGAACAATTGATCGTTACCGCCAGAGCTCATCTGGCGACGGCGATTTACTATAGGATGAAGGAGGACCTGAAAACCGCCAGGAAACACCTGGAGAAAGCCCTGGATAGCTACAACTCCTCAGCCTTCATGCACGTGGAGCTGGCTAAGGTGGCATTGAGGATGCAGGATATCAGGGTGGCGGAGTTCGAATGCAAATATGCCCTTGAGATGAACCCTCAATGTGCCTCGGCCTATACCGTGCTGGGCCGAATAAACCTGATGCGCAACAGGATAACGGATGCCATGGAATGTTTCAGAAAGGCCATAAAGGCGGATCCGAAATATGTTGAGCCTAGGTTTTTCCTGGCCAACATCGCCTCCAGCGTCGGAGATCTGACAACCGCCGAGGAACAGTACAAGGAGCTCATCAAGCTTAATCCCCTATATGCTCCCTTTCACTTCGATCTGGGCAGGGTCTACATCTCTCAGGACAGGCTCGATGAGGCCGTGAAAGAGATGAAGGCGGCGGTGAAGATAAGCGAAAATTATATGGCTCCCAGACAGAGCTTGGTGAATATATATCTAAAACAGGGCAAATACGAGGAGGCGGAGAGGCAGATCAAGGAGATAATGGATCGAGGGGGACCGATCAACGAAAAGCTCATGGTGCTTCTGGCCAGGATATATGTCGAGCGAGGTAAGATCGAGAAGGCCGCCCATATCTGTCAATCCATCCTCGCGTCCGACCCGAATAACCTGGAGGTTAAATCGGTCTATGGAAGCTTGCTCGTCGGGATGAACAGGATAGATGATGCGATAAGGATATTGGGTGACGTGTTGAAGTCGAAGCCCAAAGATGCGGAGGCCCATTACTGGATAGGCGTGGCATACGATAGGAAGGGCGATTTTGAAAGGGCCGTCCAACATCTCAGAAAATCCATCAACCTCAATCCAAACAGATCGAACGCCTACAACACGCTCGGATATCTCATGGCCGAAAGAGGGGTTAATCTCGAGGAGGCCGTCAACCTGATAAAAAAGGCCCTTGAGATGGACCCCGAAAACGGCGCATACCTGGATAGCCTCGGCTGGGCATATTACAAGATGGGACGGATCAACGAGGCGCTGGAGAACCTGAAAAAGGCGGCCAAGCTCAATCCGGATGAGCCGGAGATCAGAAAACATCTGGGCGAGGTCTATCTGAAGAAGGGGATGAAGGAGGAGGCGATCCGTCAATGGCGGGAGGCGGTCAAGCTCGATCCGAAAAACGAGGAGCTTAAATCCAAGCTGCAGAAGTTGCTCGGGGAAAAAGGTCGTTGA